aaccatgactgtgcctcagtcaacacagctgtataattggggacctggtaggatagaggttgcaacgtgaatgctttaatcctatgcgcctATAGAGACTGCAATgcattgtatgctccccagggagttgaggaagtataagaGCCACTATAGATCccaacttgtttttttttgttgacaaataaataccccttggtagaaagaggattattGAGTCTGGAACGTCAACCTCACtctcaataataataattgttatATCTCTGATCTGTTGGGTTTCAGATGACTGCCCATTTTAaagtatagcgccctcacatgACCTCACtacaattcttttgtttttaacaataaattgtcaaatttgatgatttcaaaCCTCAATGTGTAAGGTTCTGTAATGCATTGTTGTATTTACACTGTTAACAACATCTCTCTACACCATCCCTGTAGAATATCGGtgtgtcaatgttttttttatgatacTGAGAGAACTTGAAATTTGTCAGACATGAAAGTTTGATAGTACTTATGAATTAAATTGCTGTATTTCCATTTTATTGTAGGCCATACAACTACGTGATTGCTATAAATGTCCACATTTACCCATGAAAGATCCAAGAGAAATGGTCAAGAAGTTAAGAGCACATATTGAGGCCATGCGAAGTGAAAATGTTGTTGTACTACCATCAGGGgataaaataaaagtttgaaaacaaaccatgtaaattaaatatgTCATTATGCTGTGATCATGTGTTATGGTAAATATTTGAAATCAGGGGTTTACAGAAAAAgtttgctatgcaaatttaagaTTTAATTGTACTACCAGCAGCTGTTACAgtaaattttgaaatcaatCAAGCCATGCAAATTAAAGAGTTAGTTGTACTACATCAGCTGTTCAGAAAAACAGAGCAAGCCATGCAAACCAAAGATGATGTTGTACAACCATTAGCTACTACAGAAAACATTTGACATCAAGcaatgcaaattaaaaattatgtTGTACTACCATATGGGGTAGTGAAAGTGAACATTTCTAACAAGGGGTTATGCAAACTAAATGGTGAAAGTTTACAGGTATTGTTTTTGATTGTGACATAAATTTTTAATGTGTACTGAAAGAAAGAGAGATGTTATTTTTATCTGAAGTGTATCTTTTATTGATGATGacatttttaaatgaaatgctcaggatttttatcaaatatatcatgTGAAGACAATTTGTTATGACATTCAACAATGCATATTTCCTGATCTGATGATGATTCTttaaccccaatgtttgaattccATGCTCTGACACTATCTTATCAACAAAGTTATGTAGATTCACTAggattcttttgttctggatcaCAGCTTGTTGGCACACTTGCACTTAGGCAtaatggggttctgtcatatcatGATTTACAACAAAATGTTTGATATCTTTAACTTATACCTATATATcaacataataataattatttcaacaaCGTCGGTGATCAAATTTTTGTAATTCTATTTTACTTTCATACAAGAGTACTGCTAGGCTCTAGGGCTATGAAACTGACCAAAGTTTAGTTCGCACAGTGCCAAATGTGTTGTCAAGGGCTTGCCTGAGAGAGCTGTGCACCAAAGGTAGTCATCCTCAGCTTTTGTTTGGGAACTTTCCCATCACAGATCCCAGGTTTTACTACAAGAATATATTGGGCTtttgaagtgtgtatgtgggatTATGAAATCACACCTTGAAATTCAGTACTGTACAGGTAAATCTGAAATACATGAAAAGAGATTGaaagtattttgaaaataaagcaaTTCGTTAAAAAACTTACCTGACACACTGTGTAACTTGATGTACAAAGTTGGTTTAAGTTATGCAAATTCTGAAACTACTTCAACCTTTGATTGTGATCAGTATTCAACAAATATGAAGAAGGCATTTATTTCTAGGTGTGCAAATGAAGTACTACAAATGCCATCCTCTCCtgggagtcagcagacatgcaTTTGTAATATTAGAACATAGATTTGTTGAATTTAAAGGTAATTAAACCCCCTCAGGAGTGACgaatgtttgtgttttttccaattacatatacatgttgctgactcccatgagaaGATGTGTGTCCATGGCAAGGACCCTCAGTGAACAATGAATGAGTTTAAACTTGATATTTCTCAGCAAAATCATAAGATGACCTCCAGAACCCCCAGTTTACAAAAATGCCCTTTCCTGCAGTGGCGTACCCCTTTACTTTGTTATGTAATGAGAGTGCAGTATACAAATGTGGTACTGATGTTGATTAGGATTGGAGAACAATATGAACCGAATTGAAATTGGAAATCGATTTGCAATTAGAAGTGAAAATGCAAATGAATCTAAAGTGATAATTGATTTGCAAGTCCAAATTGATAAGACACAAACTTTATGATACTGTGAGCCTTCTCAGTTTCCGTAGTGCAGCCACAAGTTGCTTTTAAatgccagggattcaatcccaggttattagtgctatcttatcagtgaagtaTATTTCTTCTTTTCTACAGCTCTGCTAGACAACTGTCTAACCTAGATTTTAATCGTAACCCAACATGGCATGGGGGAGCAATACATACAACATCAAATGCAGCCTCTATCTTCAAGACAAGATAATGTCACGAGATTGAGAAAAAACcccattttatttgtaattttttctttAAAGTTACTATTGACATAAAACTCTAGAAGTATATACATCCACAATAATAAGTAGATATTGACTAACTATACTCTTGATAATGGTTTTGAAATGACAATCTCAcaccatttttaaaaagtagacGAGTgtacagtctgtaaggtacaccatgatgggGTGGCCTCATACATTGGTCAACCCCGAGCAGGCCGTTGAGGGCAGCATAACACGACATAATTTAGTCTAACTAAGTGTAGTCATTGCCCCTATGGCAGTGTATTTGGAAAACTACACAGctaaaatgattaacatattgtTTAATATGCATGTAACCGATACCTTCAAAGATGGGTATATTCGGCAAAGAATGACTGCATCATTGCGACAGCAGCACACTGCCCTCACAGGTCAGATTGGACAGAAAGTACATTCAATGTGGTCCACTTTTGCAACCTGCACTCACTGAGAGATCAGGTTGATGTGACAAATGTTTAAAAATTCTGTAAACTTCATTACAAAAACTACAAGAAGATTTTTCAAAGAATACTGTAAACACTTTTGAAAAGAAGTAGTGCAGGATTTGTTAATGCAGGATTTGTTAGTGATGCCAAGATATCATAATAAACCAAAGATCTTTACAGTGCAAAAGTCTTACTAACTGTCCTTTACCTAATATATTTTCTACTTCTATCTACAAAAAgacattttgaataattatcAGAAACTTGGTACACCCTAGAATGGAAAATGCAGTTCACAGTTATCAACAGAGGTGTGTGATTCATCATGCCTCCTATAACTGTAagtagactgaaagatttgtCGTTGGGGGCGCTCTTTCATCTCCggcccacacacacacacacacacacacacacacaccattatAGCATTGGgagtaatacaaatatggccCCAGTGTGGAGAAAGGTTAAAAGCACACTAACAATGTTAAACCCTGTAGCCTCCCCACTACATACATACGGTACACCACAGGATGGGAAATGATGTCGCCTACCCTCCTACGTACACTATAgcatggaggggggggggggtgatgtaTAGCCTCCCCCTATACACACACCATCGCATAGGAAATGGAGAAAGCACACTCgacaatgacaaatattttagaCTACACTGTAAGCTGATTGACAAAAATTCTTACCCAAACATTACATCTAATTCTATAAACTTACACTACATTGCTTTACAGTAATATTGTACTCTgatcaaaatgtttacaaaattgaaaaatatataaacatccACTATATATCCAAATCTACaaacacaatgtcatgtaattaGTTACatccatattttcattttttttactgtaaatgacaagtATTCGTTATAAACTTGGTTTACtgttcattacattacattatggaAACTATCACATCGTACAAGTCTGAAGTTGAATCAATTCCAAAAGTAAACAAGACTATCTTTTAAACAAATCTGTATACATTATTCTGTGACAGAAAGTGAGCCTTCAGCtgacaaacataaataaatacaaactatAACTATTttgctagtcttgctgctagaccccttggGCTATTCTGCTCACCGTGAAGGTGACCGAAGGTTGCTAGTGAGGGTGATAGCTCGGGTGTTCGCCCTCGATTGTACCTTTCAGAAACAGAGTGTTGagaagaaagcctgaggtctagcagctagactactatTTTGCAAGCTATTGATAAAAAGTATTGCGTGGCCATTGGTTTAAGTCGCAAGTGTACtcatagtctggatgccaatgtggtttctaactaaaccctGAAGAGGTTGAAGCATGCTGAAATGCCGAAGTTAAACGAGGACCAATACAAGCATAATCTCAAAGTGCATGCCGTCTTACATGAGGTGAAGGCCGATGTGGAAGGAAAGAAGTAAACTGTAATgatatcgtataggaactagaccaGTGTATTCACAGTAGGGTGCTGTTTCTAGTAACTTCTATCATGGCAGGGTACATTTTTGGGgaaatttcaatgtttacaGAACATGTATCTTAATTACGGGATGATTATACCCACACAAGAGTGAGAGGTACCAtgtaccactatcacccacgTGTGTACTCTACCACATCGAACACTAGTTTTAGTTCGCATCTATCTTAGCAAGATGATCGCACAGTTTCCACAGGCATATGTGTGTAGAGAAAGGAAATTAGTCATAAATGTTCATAAGAAGTCTTGTTTACACCCTCTTGTctagaaaataaaaaatcagaaaTTATACTTAGTCTACATTTTTTTCAGCATATCTCTTGAGACTGGTGAAAGTAAAATTTTGGAATTTGGTAAAAAACAACCTTACTAAACTTACAGTCTGACAAGAAACCTGTTAAATTTGATTGATATCATAAAGGCCCAcgattcagtcccaggttctcacattagtgctaTCTTATTAGTGGAATTGTAAGGATATGATAAAACCATTCTTTTTGTTCACAACTATGgtaactttttctatagctctgcaagAAAACTGTTTTTCCCACTATAAAAATTTTTGAAATGGGGGTcaacatgatatcaaaattaggCCATTTTAAAATCCTGTGAATAGTGTCCCTTGAaaccaatgctgtcaaccctaaagttattttaatattttggaaGGACTAGTACCAATTAAGCTCTCATACGGCAAAGTTTGGAGAAGACATTTGctctgtagatgtacacaaaATTCAGCTCTCTCAGTGTTGGCAATACAAGTGTAGTGTTTGCTCTGTAGATGTATAATACACAAAATTCAGATCTATATACAGAAAGAAACCACAGTTGTTTAAATGATTACGGTACTGTTTCATAGTTGTTGGCCTCTCTTTGTGTTAATGAACTGAAAACGTGAAGTTACAAGATAAATAGTTTCCCTGATGACTAAATGTGACATTTACATGCAATTGCCAAGTCTGTAATCTGCTAGTAATTACCTAAGGGGTGAATGTCGTTGCCTGATGTAAGGTTGTGTGGTCGACATCACAATACAATATCAACTCAATAGGGTACTTGCTGCAATCAACAATAATTTAAATTTGTCTAAGTCCAGATTCAGTTTCAAATTAGTGCCCCCAACGTCCGAAATAATCAGGCTTCAGCTAGAGAAGAGTTAAATGACATACAAATTCTTGAAGGCAGAGCATGTTATATGCCATTAGCTAGTCTTTCAAAAAACAGGCCACTCTTTACCGTGAAAACCTTAAAAATAAACCCCTGAAGTCAATAGATCATTGTCTGAGTCCGTAATAAGTGATTTTTGGATAATCTTATAATTCTAGACTGTATAGAACACAATCTACATTAACccaaaaaaaatctaaaatctaCAACTTTTCTGTACTTTTGAAAAGGTGTGCTTAATTTTGGTAGTGACATAGAAAATTCAAATCTGATAACCCAATGTGTACATAGCCATATCACCACAGTAGATGTATGTCCTACTTCCGTCGGTTCTTTCTTCGCCTGGTACGGTTTGATTTGGACGGGTCCAGCTGACTGACTGTGTCCCTTGGTAGACTAGATAAATGCATGGTTCTAGTGTGCACACTGTATGCCTGGCTCTCAGTCACCCAAACATCTGGTAAGCTGAAAATTACAtcacacaaatattttattatatacccCCGGTAAGGCTTCATGTTTCtacattaggccaaaaaaacaaaaagaattgtttctggtcagcatgcGCATCACTTAAAAATCCTcgtcagtcttttttttttgtgtgtgtgtgtgtgtgtgtgtgtgtgtgtttgtccagcccatgcagtctgcagatccgtggggaaacacaaaaataaccctccctactttagtgaagacaactgcagagccaatcatgaacaagcaaatgcaAGTAGTAAATAacaagaacagtaactgccataaatagcagactgagtgacaggtttgttgagaattaaaaaaaaaaaatctgcgTCCTGACCAGAaccaattcttttcttttttttggcctaagcaTCTTTAATTCATTTCTGAACATAGCAGTATGATACCAATGCAACATTGATGTACAAACACTGGAATCTATCAAATAAACATCAGCAAGAGTCTTCCCACAGACTACCATTTTCCATGGCTGGCAACTTGCACTTGCAGTGTGCCAATTGACATgtagtgacacacacacagtttcttgtgtcgcaccaaaatttggtgttcccatGTCTTACTAGGTGGAGACTCACAATGAGTGTGCTCTTTATGCAATATGATTGACGTgtcagtgacacacacacaatttctagtgacagcAGCAAGATTTGGTATATTCTCATATCTCTTACTatatggtgactcacaagaaaacataGCTTTCATCATTTTGATTCACAGCATATAAAAGTATGGCTGTCATTACAGGGCACAATGGCTATCATTACAGGACACACTGCTGGTAAGTATATACATGTTGCAAGTCTAAATACATATGATGAGCTATCAGTGGTCTCATTGATGTAAATTACTTACAAGTTTTCTGGTGTGTAGTGAAGAAGAAGTTTGACTACACCATCACTTTCCTTCCTCCTACCAATAACCTGaatatttaaagaaaaacagttttttttttcttcaaataacaatgctaaaaatcaatatcaaatattgttgttgttttaatgtGTTGACAATTTACAGGGAAACACTGAAAACGGAACAACCATAACACTCAATAGTTTGGAACATGTGCAAGTATGGGGTCATTCTCAAAGTCAAATATGTGCATTTTCGAATTATTTTTAGTCATTGACAACACGACTTAATTTTCAAACCTGTCCATTTGTTCCCATTTTAATACACAGActacattttcaaatgaaaatttatcattttaaaaatgtgtgtgtgtgtgtgaagcaGGTATTATATGAGTATCACCAATGACTGTACGTGATGATGTACAAGACTTACAGAGCTGCGGAATATGATGCTGTGACCTCCACCTTCTGTGTCAAGTTTAGTCTTCTTGTTCAGCTGGACTAGTTTATGTTTCAATACATCTACAATCCTTGAATCAAAATAATCATCTGTTTTCActgcaaaaataataaaaacataccTCGAGGTTATCAGcatgtgaagtcatgatggtcaaatggttaaaGAGTCACTGgtttggaatctacaggttgcaggttcaagccttACAGCAggttatttgttttttaatcTACCCGAGTTTCCTGGTGTTTTCACTGTGATTCCGAACTAAAATGTATAGAAATCTATACGTTTACCAGATATCCTGTTTCTGTTACTGGGGGTTCcacaccaaaattatggtacgaGGCATAGCAATCCGGTCAAGTTTTACTAGCTTTCATTtcctctgttaccatggttacccaCCAATattatagtacaatgtacaaggtatagaaatctatatCACTTTTTACCAGGTTTCCCTCccctgttaccatggttaccaccaAAATTATGCTATGAGGTATACAAAGCCATGcaatttttaccagatttccttcCTTTGCTACCGTATTCAAAAATCTTATAGCAAAAAACACTGGAGTAACTCACCTAATGATAATCTTCGCTTATATTTGATTCTCTTTTTCTTAATAATTTTACCAGGACTGTCTTCTTTACTCCTGGTAGTTTTCTGTCCATTGCTTTCATTAAAGTGAGTTGGTACATGCCTAGCAAGGCCATTACAGGAACCAAAAGTTGCATTACATCCACTGATAACACATTTGAAAGGTTTGCCACCGTTGTGGTACAACACATGTTTAGTCAGCCAAGTATGACTTTTAGATGGCGTATTGTACACTTTACACCCTTCCCATAGACATATATATGTTTCTCCAGACTGGACATTGACGTGAGCTGAGGTGATGTGTTCTGCTAAGTCACTGCTGCAGGTAACGAAGGTATCACATTTATCCCATTTACATGGTATAGAGGCTGGATTCTTGTAAGGAGGTGGTGTGGTTGTCATGATTGCTGAGGTGTTGAATTCATCAGTTATCCACTACCACAATGACTGTTTATCCTGAAATAAAAAACAGACAATGTTTTGTAGTAATTAaaaaatttttttgttaataatctttattcgttcaaatatattcaattcaatttgtattcaattcaattcaactgTCCagaataaatacaaaacaatttacAGAAAACACCTGAAAAGGGGCaagtaaaaacaaagacaagttacacaaaggcttactaaaaataatgtatggttccggttacctaacctccacctagtttttcacgccgactctaaacttttttttttacatattcgataaaaaaataataaagttgtgaaaattgtgaagttttgctagaaatagtggatgcggaaactgacatcaacttaaagaaacaatacaaaactgttcttctaatctgtaatagctgtacatctgatgggaagaaaccaataacacagagaccatatggaaaaccgttgggaaacataactacctgaactagacactaacacatgaaaaaaaaatacaataaaaaaaaaatctacctaccccacctattctaaaattgagcgtaatcggaaccatacaattgTTTTATTATGCCTTTATTACGTTTATTGTCAACAGCAAACACACATGCCTTGCTACAGTGCCATCCAGACCTgtgttgaaatctttgtcgtACCATGGAAGTTGTTATACTCCATGGTTGTACCATAtcactgtagttggactgatactcATTTGTACTATGAACTCCCATTATTACtatgtaaaatattatgtaaattagccaccATCCTTGTTATCTATCATGGTGAGAACACTAATCTATTTTTaacatattttatacatgttctGTTATGACATAAATAttaaacatgaatattaattatgcaaattagcatgaatattaattagcgacCGGGACTACTCTCAAGCTTGGCAGAACCCTGTTATGTCATATTTCAACAACTAGTTACGAAGAAATATGGTTATTGAAAGCCTTAATTATAGGAATTAAAATTCAACGatacaaaactgaaaaaaaaagaaaacagaaaaggaTGATAAACAagtagatattattccccaatatattcCTTCGTTCAGCGAAGGAAAATACAAGtcacctaaggggctttgtcacaacgagtagtgacaacccttatgTCACAcatattttccaactgaatgaagataaatagtggagaataatataataataccagcgccagtaataataatatcaaagaaaaattggtgAAAGCactaatggtaattttgaacgttttgactcatatttcgaacacagcagaaccagtgatgtagacagacGTTGTCACggcgtagaacaaccagagtatatattccatatttttgttcaacttggttcgtgcatggtataaataaatgtttattagGGCAACTACTTGTAAAGAAAAGGGTATTATTTTAAAGCCTTGACATTAAAATTATGATCAGTATCGTTAATAAATGCCGttatcaaatttacaaaaaaaagataaCCAAATGTTTAGTGACTCTAAAAGAAAATTGACTTATTGCTTTGACATTAATCATTTGCATTGTAAAAACTTGAACAAGgaaatcaaatttttaaaataaatgatgaTAAACAAATAATGTATTGATATTCTAATTTCTAGTTAAAGTAATACTTGTGTCAAGTTGACCTCTAAATGATCGTTATGTTTAATAATATTAACATGACCTTGACCATCAGTTCAAGGAAGTCCTTCATTACTTAGTTTCATATAGTTCACTCCATTCCATCACGATCGAGGCCAAGGGTAACATTGTTATAGTACTATTATGACTGTTGGAATAGTCACGATAGTTGGCTTAAAAAAATA
The Glandiceps talaboti chromosome 6, keGlaTala1.1, whole genome shotgun sequence genome window above contains:
- the LOC144436972 gene encoding zinc finger protein AEBP2-like; protein product: MTTTPPPYKNPASIPCKWDKCDTFVTCSSDLAEHITSAHVNVQSGETYICLWEGCKVYNTPSKSHTWLTKHVLYHNGGKPFKCVISGCNATFGSCNGLARHVPTHFNESNGQKTTRSKEDSPGKIIKKKRIKYKRRLSLVKTDDYFDSRIVDVLKHKLVQLNKKTKLDTEGGGHSIIFRSSVSLVHHHVQSLVILI